The following are from one region of the Polaribacter marinaquae genome:
- a CDS encoding CorA family divalent cation transporter, protein MENVFLDNTSIISYSHKNYEKNNFSAISQIKLSQGTETIEWLNTYGIKFQEEYKKVIYQNNLDDFLIKLLSDENHPNKVILLDNLLFITTRVLITESRKLESEQMIFIVSADFLWSIQEKHGDYFNWIRERLEGNKGIVRKKRADYLLFLLLESIIDNYQDTYEENAVLSADKLNSTNIKPTPEFTSLVEKRKQELFNFKKATMSLKDTIVKLEKIEIDGFEVKYFSELKEQTNNLISNIDFELQELESKINLIFSIQGHRLNEVMKTLTILSVIFIPLTFLAGIYGMNFEYIPELKFKYGYFILLGIMVLVTIASVWYFKRKKWF, encoded by the coding sequence ATGGAAAATGTTTTTTTAGACAACACCTCTATCATTAGTTATTCTCATAAAAATTACGAGAAAAATAATTTTTCTGCAATTTCTCAAATAAAACTTTCGCAAGGAACAGAAACTATAGAATGGCTAAATACTTACGGAATTAAATTTCAAGAGGAATATAAAAAAGTAATTTACCAGAATAATTTAGATGATTTTTTGATAAAATTATTAAGTGATGAAAATCATCCAAACAAAGTAATTTTATTAGATAATTTACTATTTATAACAACACGTGTTTTAATTACAGAAAGCAGAAAATTAGAGTCTGAGCAAATGATTTTTATTGTTTCTGCAGATTTTTTATGGTCTATTCAAGAAAAACATGGCGATTATTTTAATTGGATTCGTGAGCGATTAGAAGGTAACAAAGGAATTGTTAGAAAGAAAAGAGCCGATTATTTGTTATTCTTACTTTTAGAATCGATTATAGACAATTACCAAGATACTTATGAGGAAAATGCTGTTCTTAGCGCAGATAAACTAAATTCTACCAACATAAAACCTACACCAGAATTTACTTCTTTAGTAGAAAAAAGAAAACAAGAACTTTTTAATTTTAAGAAAGCTACAATGAGTTTAAAAGACACAATTGTAAAGTTAGAAAAAATTGAAATTGATGGTTTTGAAGTAAAATATTTTAGTGAATTAAAAGAACAAACAAATAACTTAATTTCGAATATCGATTTCGAATTGCAAGAGTTAGAAAGTAAGATCAACTTAATATTTAGTATTCAAGGACACAGATTAAATGAAGTAATGAAAACGCTTACAATTTTATCTGTAATATTTATTCCGCTTACTTTTTTAGCCGGAATTTACGGTATGAATTTCGAATACATACCAGAATTAAAATTTAAATATGGTTATTTTATTTTATTAGGAATAATGGTGCTGGTTA
- a CDS encoding MmcQ/YjbR family DNA-binding protein translates to MHIEQLRDFCMSKKGVTEHFPFDDVTLVFKVMNKMFLLTSLNNWEKGEEKMNVKCNPEKALELRGNYEGINPGFHMNKKHWNTVLINNSDVSDDLAKDLINHSYDLVVGGLTKKLQKELKLL, encoded by the coding sequence ATGCATATAGAGCAACTACGAGATTTTTGTATGTCAAAAAAAGGAGTAACAGAACACTTTCCTTTTGATGATGTTACTTTGGTGTTTAAAGTAATGAATAAAATGTTTTTACTAACAAGTTTAAATAATTGGGAAAAAGGTGAAGAGAAAATGAACGTAAAGTGCAATCCGGAAAAAGCATTGGAGTTAAGAGGTAATTACGAAGGAATTAATCCTGGTTTTCACATGAATAAAAAACATTGGAATACGGTACTTATAAATAATAGCGATGTTTCTGATGATTTAGCGAAAGATTTAATCAATCATTCTTACGATTTAGTAGTTGGTGGTTTGACAAAAAAACTTCAAAAAGAATTGAAATTGTTGTAA
- a CDS encoding 5-formyltetrahydrofolate cyclo-ligase, which translates to MKKQELRAIYKQKRKDLSVSQIEEFQDNIYQQIYNLDYSGVKVAHLFLSLTKFKEIDTQPIINFLRKRNIKIVVSKSNLKNNTLSHYYLEEKTVLELNKFGVPEPVNAVKVDEQKLDLIFVPMLISDELNYRVGYGKGFYDRFLLKCKEDAKFIGLNFFKPIYQIEDSNDFDVPLHQVIYPK; encoded by the coding sequence ATGAAAAAGCAAGAATTAAGAGCAATTTATAAGCAAAAAAGAAAAGATTTATCTGTTAGTCAAATTGAAGAATTTCAAGATAATATTTATCAGCAAATTTATAATTTAGATTATAGTGGTGTTAAAGTTGCGCACTTATTTTTATCACTTACAAAGTTTAAAGAAATCGATACGCAACCAATTATTAATTTTTTAAGAAAACGTAATATTAAAATTGTTGTTAGCAAATCAAATCTTAAAAACAATACGCTTTCTCATTATTATTTAGAAGAAAAAACGGTTTTAGAATTGAATAAATTTGGAGTTCCAGAACCTGTGAATGCTGTTAAAGTAGATGAGCAGAAGCTCGACTTAATTTTTGTGCCAATGCTTATTTCAGACGAGTTAAATTACAGAGTTGGTTACGGTAAAGGTTTTTACGACCGCTTTTTATTAAAGTGTAAAGAAGATGCTAAATTTATAGGATTAAACTTTTTTAAACCAATTTATCAAATAGAAGATTCTAACGATTTTGATGTTCCTTTACATCAAGTAATCTATCCTAAATAA
- the ade gene encoding adenine deaminase, with product MIVQGNIVDIQNRTIYKGEVEVKDSKIIAVRAVDHSVENYILPGFVDAHIHIESSMLVPSEFAKIAVKHGTVATVSDPHEIANVLGVKGVDFMIENGKKVPLKFNFGAPSCVPATSFESAGAIIDSDDIKQMMQNPDIKYLAEMMNYPGVLFDDEEVLKKIQHAKDNNKPIDGHAPGLRGQDVSKYIAAGISTDHECFTFEEAQEKLQKGMKVIIREGSAAKNFEALIDLLPEHFENMMFCSDDKHPDDLLLGHINQLCERAVAKGVDVFKVLQAACVNPVEHYKLDVGLLQKDDFADFIVVDSLEKFNVLETYINGVLVAKNGKSFIDAVPFEVLNNFNTEKKKVSDFRFESSAKKINVIEALDGELVTNKIESESLIENGNLISNTNTDVLKMTVVNRYKNDVPAIAFIKNFGIKEGAIASSVGHDSHNIIAVGATDEAIAKAVNLIIENKGGICAVTATKEEIVSLPVAGIMSDKSAEEIGKSYAALDAMAKDMGSKLRAPYMSLSFMALLVIPALKLSDKGLFDGTSFKFTSVEVA from the coding sequence ATGATTGTACAAGGAAATATAGTTGATATACAAAACAGGACCATTTACAAAGGAGAAGTAGAGGTTAAAGATAGTAAAATTATAGCTGTAAGAGCAGTAGATCATTCTGTAGAAAATTATATTTTACCAGGTTTTGTAGATGCACATATTCACATAGAAAGTTCTATGTTGGTTCCATCAGAATTTGCAAAAATCGCAGTAAAACATGGTACAGTTGCAACGGTTTCAGATCCGCATGAAATTGCAAATGTTTTAGGTGTAAAAGGTGTCGATTTTATGATCGAAAACGGTAAAAAAGTACCTTTAAAATTTAATTTTGGCGCACCAAGTTGTGTGCCTGCAACATCCTTCGAAAGTGCTGGCGCAATTATAGATTCTGATGATATTAAACAGATGATGCAAAATCCAGACATTAAATACCTTGCGGAAATGATGAATTATCCCGGAGTTTTATTTGATGATGAAGAGGTTTTAAAGAAAATACAACATGCAAAAGATAACAATAAGCCAATCGATGGTCATGCGCCGGGTTTAAGAGGGCAAGATGTAAGTAAATATATTGCAGCGGGTATTTCTACAGATCACGAATGTTTTACTTTTGAAGAAGCTCAAGAAAAACTTCAAAAAGGAATGAAAGTGATTATTAGAGAAGGTTCGGCAGCTAAAAATTTTGAAGCTTTAATTGATTTGTTGCCCGAACATTTTGAAAATATGATGTTTTGTTCTGATGACAAACATCCAGATGATTTGTTATTGGGCCATATCAATCAACTTTGTGAAAGAGCAGTAGCAAAAGGTGTCGATGTGTTTAAAGTCTTACAAGCTGCTTGTGTAAACCCTGTAGAGCATTATAAATTAGATGTTGGTCTTTTGCAAAAAGATGATTTTGCAGATTTTATTGTTGTTGATAGTTTAGAAAAATTCAATGTTTTAGAAACTTATATCAACGGAGTATTGGTTGCTAAAAACGGTAAAAGTTTTATTGATGCTGTTCCTTTTGAAGTTTTAAACAACTTTAATACAGAAAAGAAAAAAGTTTCGGATTTTAGATTTGAATCATCTGCAAAGAAAATAAATGTTATAGAGGCTTTAGATGGTGAATTGGTTACAAATAAAATTGAATCTGAATCTTTAATAGAAAACGGAAATTTAATTTCTAATACAAATACAGATGTTTTAAAAATGACTGTTGTAAATAGGTATAAAAATGATGTGCCTGCAATTGCATTTATTAAAAATTTCGGAATCAAAGAAGGTGCGATAGCTAGTTCTGTTGGGCACGATTCTCATAATATTATTGCTGTTGGTGCAACAGATGAAGCTATTGCAAAGGCTGTAAACTTAATTATAGAGAATAAAGGTGGTATTTGTGCAGTAACTGCAACAAAAGAAGAAATAGTTTCTTTACCTGTAGCAGGTATTATGTCTGATAAATCTGCAGAAGAAATAGGTAAATCTTACGCAGCTTTAGATGCGATGGCAAAAGATATGGGCAGTAAATTAAGAGCGCCTTATATGAGTTTGTCTTTTATGGCGTTGTTGGTAATTCCTGCTTTAAAATTGTCTGATAAAGGTTTGTTTGATGGTACTAGTTTTAAGTTTACTTCTGTAGAGGTAGCGTAA
- a CDS encoding RluA family pseudouridine synthase, which produces MQSTKENLQVLFEDNHLIIVNKRAGDITQGDKTGDKPLNEVVKEYVKVKYNKPGNVFIGTVHRLDRPTSGIVIFARTSKALERLNKMLRDKTINKTYWALVKNKPKKERDTLTNFLKKDPKKNKSFVYKKEIDGSKKATLHYKVIQKLENYTLLEIDLETGRHHQIRTQLSNIGSPIKGDLKYGFPRSNKDGSISLHARKINFIHPVSKEEIKITAPTPKDVIWNACNE; this is translated from the coding sequence ATGCAATCTACTAAAGAGAATTTACAAGTATTATTTGAAGACAATCATTTAATAATTGTAAATAAAAGAGCTGGCGATATTACACAAGGTGATAAAACCGGAGACAAACCTTTAAACGAAGTTGTAAAAGAATATGTAAAAGTTAAATACAACAAACCTGGCAATGTATTTATTGGTACTGTACACCGATTAGATAGACCAACATCTGGTATTGTTATTTTTGCAAGAACATCTAAAGCTTTAGAACGCTTAAACAAGATGTTAAGAGACAAAACTATTAACAAAACTTATTGGGCTTTAGTTAAAAACAAACCCAAAAAAGAAAGAGATACGCTTACAAATTTTCTAAAAAAAGATCCTAAAAAAAATAAATCTTTTGTTTACAAAAAGGAAATTGACGGAAGTAAAAAAGCAACATTACACTATAAAGTTATTCAGAAGCTAGAAAACTACACACTTTTAGAAATTGATTTAGAAACAGGTAGGCATCACCAAATTAGAACACAACTTTCTAATATCGGATCGCCAATAAAAGGCGATTTAAAATACGGTTTTCCTAGATCTAATAAAGATGGAAGCATAAGCCTGCACGCTAGAAAAATAAACTTTATTCACCCAGTTTCTAAAGAAGAAATTAAAATAACTGCGCCAACACCCAAAGATGTAATTTGGAATGCTTGTAACGAATAA
- the yihA gene encoding ribosome biogenesis GTP-binding protein YihA/YsxC produces the protein MKIKSADFVMSNSNVTNAPKDRIPEYAFIGRSNVGKSSLINMLMQRKDLAKTSGKPGKTQLINHFKINNEWFLVDLPGYGYAQISKKKRVIFQYFIENYFKEREQLVCTFVLIDSRHDPQKIDLDFMQFLGENQIPFCIVFTKADKLSSSKLNKQITSYKKKLLQHWETLPTSFLTSSSTNLGRKEFLDFIDGVNQDVAKDFK, from the coding sequence ATGAAAATTAAGTCTGCAGATTTTGTAATGAGTAACAGTAATGTTACCAATGCGCCAAAAGACAGAATACCAGAATATGCTTTTATAGGTCGATCTAATGTGGGTAAATCCTCATTAATTAACATGTTAATGCAGCGTAAAGATTTAGCTAAAACTTCTGGAAAACCAGGAAAAACACAACTTATTAATCACTTTAAGATTAATAATGAGTGGTTTTTAGTTGATTTACCTGGTTATGGATATGCCCAAATTTCTAAGAAAAAAAGAGTAATATTTCAATATTTTATAGAGAATTACTTTAAAGAAAGAGAACAACTAGTTTGTACTTTTGTTTTGATAGATTCTAGACACGATCCGCAAAAAATCGATTTAGACTTTATGCAGTTTTTAGGTGAAAATCAAATTCCGTTTTGCATTGTTTTTACAAAAGCAGATAAATTAAGTAGTTCTAAACTTAATAAGCAAATAACATCTTACAAGAAAAAATTATTACAACATTGGGAAACTTTACCAACATCTTTTCTAACTTCTTCTTCTACTAATCTTGGTAGAAAAGAATTTTTAGATTTTATTGATGGCGTAAACCAAGATGTTGCAAAAGATTTTAAATAA
- a CDS encoding alpha/beta fold hydrolase: MTEQLKTEGKFTYAEAGEGPAIIVLHGLMGALSNFGATFNHFSSNGYKVLIPELPLYSLPLIKTNVKNLSSFLKDFMDFKGIDNAILLGNSLGGHIGLYFTKHYQDKVSALVLTGSSGLYEKAMGDSFPKRGNYEFIEEKTKDVFYDPAIATKELVDDVFKIVNDRNSVIRTLAIAKSAIRHNMANDLPDMKQPTCLIWGKQDSVTPPKVAEDFHKLLPDSDLFWIDKCGHAAMMERPEEFNSVLSKWLTDRNI, translated from the coding sequence ATGACTGAACAGTTAAAAACCGAAGGGAAATTTACATATGCAGAAGCAGGAGAAGGACCTGCAATTATTGTTTTACACGGACTTATGGGAGCCTTGAGTAATTTTGGCGCTACCTTTAATCATTTTTCTAGCAACGGCTATAAAGTTTTGATTCCGGAATTACCCCTATACTCTTTACCTCTAATAAAAACGAATGTTAAAAACTTATCTAGTTTTTTAAAAGATTTTATGGATTTTAAAGGAATAGACAACGCTATTCTATTAGGAAATTCTTTAGGCGGACACATAGGTTTGTATTTTACAAAACATTACCAAGATAAAGTTAGTGCTTTAGTTTTAACAGGAAGCTCTGGATTGTATGAAAAAGCAATGGGAGACAGTTTTCCGAAGCGAGGAAACTATGAGTTTATAGAAGAAAAAACAAAAGATGTTTTTTACGATCCTGCAATTGCAACAAAAGAACTAGTAGACGATGTTTTTAAAATTGTAAACGATAGAAACTCTGTAATAAGAACTTTGGCTATTGCTAAAAGTGCTATAAGACATAATATGGCTAATGATTTACCAGACATGAAACAACCTACTTGTTTAATCTGGGGAAAACAAGACTCTGTAACTCCGCCAAAAGTTGCTGAAGATTTTCATAAACTTTTACCAGACTCTGATTTATTTTGGATTGATAAATGCGGGCATGCAGCAATGATGGAAAGACCAGAAGAATTTAATTCTGTATTATCTAAATGGTTAACCGACAGAAACATATAA
- a CDS encoding division/cell wall cluster transcriptional repressor MraZ, with the protein MINLIGTYECKADAKGRVMFSSALKKQLQPILNEGFVIKRAVFQPCLELYSMEEWDKMMSKLNKLNKFVKKNNDFIRRFTAGVKIVEFDAAGRVLIPKDLCEFASIKKQVVLSSAVNIIEIWDKDNYEKAIDDAALDFADLAEEVMGNTEFDELS; encoded by the coding sequence GTGATAAATCTAATTGGTACATACGAATGTAAGGCAGATGCTAAAGGTAGAGTGATGTTCTCATCAGCTCTAAAGAAGCAGTTGCAACCAATTTTAAATGAGGGGTTTGTCATAAAAAGAGCTGTTTTTCAGCCGTGTTTAGAATTGTATTCTATGGAAGAGTGGGATAAAATGATGAGCAAACTTAATAAACTTAACAAGTTTGTTAAGAAGAATAATGATTTTATTAGAAGGTTTACAGCGGGTGTTAAAATTGTAGAATTTGATGCTGCTGGTAGGGTTTTAATTCCTAAAGATTTATGTGAATTTGCAAGTATTAAGAAACAAGTTGTGTTGTCTTCTGCTGTAAATATAATAGAAATTTGGGATAAGGATAATTATGAGAAAGCTATTGATGATGCTGCTTTAGATTTTGCAGATTTAGCTGAAGAGGTAATGGGAAATACAGAATTTGATGAATTATCATAG
- the rsmH gene encoding 16S rRNA (cytosine(1402)-N(4))-methyltransferase RsmH: MNYHSPVLLKESVDALAIKQDGVYVDVTFGGGGHSREILNRLGENGRLFGFDQDPDALKNVIDDPRFTLIPENFRYISRFLRFHGVRKVDGVLADLGVSSHQFDEAERGFSIRFDGDLDMRMNQKSKISAKEIIANYSEEKLAEILFLYGELRNSRNIAKTIVEKREQEKIETSFQLKEALQRFLPKAKEHKILAQIFQAIRIEVNEELDVLKEFLQQMPSLLKEEGRLSVISYHSLEDRLVKRFIRTGLFSGEPEKDFFGNTSEPLQKVGKLIVPTPQEINTNNRARSAKLRIATIKK, encoded by the coding sequence ATGAATTATCATAGTCCGGTTTTATTAAAAGAAAGTGTAGATGCTCTTGCGATTAAGCAAGACGGAGTGTATGTGGATGTAACTTTTGGAGGTGGCGGACACTCAAGAGAAATTTTAAATCGATTAGGTGAGAATGGTAGATTGTTTGGTTTTGATCAAGATCCAGACGCTTTAAAAAATGTTATTGATGATCCTCGGTTTACATTGATACCAGAAAATTTTAGATACATTTCTAGATTTTTAAGGTTTCATGGAGTTAGAAAGGTTGATGGTGTTTTAGCTGATTTAGGTGTTTCTTCTCATCAATTTGATGAAGCAGAAAGAGGGTTTTCGATTCGTTTCGATGGAGATTTGGATATGAGAATGAATCAGAAATCTAAAATTTCAGCAAAAGAAATTATTGCAAATTATTCTGAAGAAAAACTTGCGGAAATATTGTTTTTGTATGGCGAGCTAAGAAACTCTAGAAATATAGCAAAAACGATTGTAGAGAAAAGAGAACAAGAGAAGATAGAAACTAGTTTTCAGTTAAAAGAAGCTTTGCAAAGATTTTTGCCTAAAGCGAAAGAACATAAAATTTTAGCTCAAATATTTCAGGCAATTAGAATTGAGGTAAATGAGGAATTGGATGTTTTAAAAGAATTTTTACAACAAATGCCAAGTCTATTAAAAGAAGAAGGACGATTGAGTGTGATCTCATATCATTCTTTAGAAGATAGATTGGTAAAAAGATTTATAAGAACAGGATTATTTAGTGGCGAGCCCGAAAAAGATTTTTTTGGAAACACAAGTGAACCTTTGCAGAAAGTCGGGAAGTTGATAGTACCTACCCCACAGGAAATTAACACAAATAATAGGGCTCGCAGCGCTAAATTAAGAATTGCAACAATAAAAAAGTAG
- a CDS encoding FtsL-like putative cell division protein — protein MSKVKKNVYGFLRGSFLTDESAFKNWRIIIFVVVLLLVMISSSHKADKKVIEISNLNKLKRELRAEYVDTGTILMRMKMESSIREKAKSRGLEPSKTPPKKIKVTYKND, from the coding sequence ATGTCTAAGGTTAAAAAAAATGTATACGGTTTTTTACGAGGAAGTTTTCTTACCGATGAATCTGCATTTAAAAATTGGCGCATTATCATTTTTGTAGTTGTATTGTTATTGGTAATGATATCTAGCTCACATAAGGCAGATAAAAAAGTAATAGAGATTTCTAATCTTAATAAGCTAAAAAGAGAGTTAAGGGCAGAATATGTAGATACAGGTACGATTTTGATGAGAATGAAAATGGAATCTAGTATCAGAGAAAAAGCAAAAAGTAGAGGTTTAGAGCCTTCTAAAACTCCTCCGAAGAAAATAAAAGTAACTTATAAAAACGATTAA
- a CDS encoding penicillin-binding protein — protein sequence MTVFLLAIIVRVINLQYVQGDKYRELATELTVRQDTIYANKGNVYAADGNLLATSMSKFNIYMDLVTVNSDVFEDNIVALSKELSKMLGKSVAYHQKRLRAAKNKKRRYYLIARNIGYTDYLKMKKFPIFNLGVYRGGFIAKHRTEREHPIGKIAERTIGYDDFRGEAGIEGAFADYMQGENGLRWEQKIAKNQWKPITDYNEKEPIDGHDIITTIDVNIQDITHHALLRRLEYFEADHGCAVVMETATGEIKAISNLGRTKKGKYYEKRNYAVWESHEPGSTFKLASLMAALDDKVIDTSTVVDTERGRIFIHGSKVEDSHRGGYGKISAGRVFEVSSNVGIVKLIRKHYDKKPEKFIEKLDTYGFTKPIGFQIKGEGVPVVPKPSDKRWNKISLEWMSWGYGISVTPMQTLMFYNAVANNGVMVKPRFIKELRRQDKTEKVFETEVLNSKIASDETLSKIRKVMENVVEKGTAKNIYSSNFSMAGKTGTAKKYLPRHKDENGKTVAAGYSNKHYVASFAGFFPADNPKYSCIVVVHDPKKEKGYYGATVAGPVFKEIAQKIYTTTPIDNQSVDDDVKFDEIEKSYAKYDNSLAKNYAKIPNVKGMSGMDALSLLENIGLTVKISGVGRVTYQSLKKGQKLVKGQTIILKLS from the coding sequence ATGACCGTGTTTTTACTTGCTATAATTGTTCGGGTTATTAATCTTCAATATGTTCAAGGAGATAAGTACAGAGAGTTAGCAACAGAATTAACAGTAAGGCAAGATACTATATACGCAAATAAAGGTAACGTGTATGCGGCAGATGGTAATTTGTTGGCAACGTCTATGTCTAAGTTTAATATTTATATGGACTTGGTTACTGTAAATAGCGATGTTTTTGAAGATAATATTGTAGCGCTTTCTAAAGAACTTTCTAAAATGTTAGGGAAGTCAGTTGCGTATCATCAAAAAAGATTAAGAGCTGCAAAAAACAAGAAAAGAAGATATTATCTAATTGCTAGAAATATTGGGTATACCGATTATTTGAAGATGAAAAAATTTCCAATTTTTAACTTGGGAGTATATAGAGGTGGTTTTATTGCAAAACATAGAACTGAGAGGGAGCATCCAATTGGTAAAATTGCAGAAAGAACAATTGGTTATGATGATTTTAGAGGAGAGGCTGGTATAGAAGGTGCTTTTGCGGATTATATGCAAGGTGAAAACGGTTTAAGATGGGAGCAAAAAATAGCAAAGAATCAATGGAAACCAATTACAGATTATAATGAAAAAGAACCAATAGATGGTCATGATATAATTACTACAATAGATGTTAATATTCAAGATATTACTCATCATGCGTTGTTAAGAAGGTTAGAGTATTTTGAAGCAGATCATGGTTGTGCTGTAGTTATGGAAACAGCGACAGGTGAAATCAAAGCTATTTCTAATTTAGGTAGAACCAAAAAAGGGAAATATTACGAGAAAAGAAATTATGCTGTTTGGGAAAGTCACGAACCAGGTTCTACTTTTAAATTGGCAAGTTTAATGGCTGCTTTAGATGATAAGGTGATAGATACATCTACAGTTGTTGATACAGAAAGAGGAAGGATATTTATACACGGTTCTAAGGTAGAAGATTCTCATAGAGGTGGTTATGGTAAAATTTCTGCCGGAAGAGTTTTTGAGGTTTCTTCGAATGTTGGTATTGTTAAGTTAATAAGAAAGCATTACGATAAAAAACCAGAGAAGTTTATAGAAAAGCTAGATACATATGGTTTTACAAAACCAATTGGTTTTCAAATTAAAGGAGAAGGTGTTCCTGTGGTGCCAAAACCATCAGACAAAAGATGGAATAAAATTTCTTTAGAATGGATGTCTTGGGGTTATGGTATTTCTGTAACGCCAATGCAAACGCTTATGTTTTACAATGCGGTGGCGAATAACGGCGTAATGGTAAAGCCAAGGTTTATTAAAGAGTTAAGAAGGCAAGATAAGACAGAAAAGGTTTTTGAAACGGAAGTTTTAAATTCTAAAATTGCTTCTGATGAAACGCTAAGTAAAATTAGAAAAGTAATGGAAAATGTTGTAGAAAAAGGAACGGCAAAAAACATTTATTCGTCTAATTTTTCTATGGCAGGAAAAACAGGAACAGCAAAAAAATATTTACCAAGACATAAAGATGAGAATGGTAAAACAGTAGCTGCCGGATATTCTAATAAGCATTACGTGGCATCGTTTGCTGGTTTTTTTCCGGCAGATAACCCAAAGTATTCTTGTATTGTAGTGGTGCATGATCCGAAGAAAGAAAAAGGATATTACGGAGCTACGGTTGCAGGACCAGTTTTTAAAGAAATTGCTCAGAAAATTTATACAACAACGCCAATAGATAATCAGTCTGTAGATGATGATGTTAAATTTGATGAAATAGAAAAATCGTATGCTAAATATGATAATTCTTTAGCTAAAAACTATGCTAAAATTCCGAATGTGAAAGGAATGTCTGGTATGGATGCGCTTTCATTATTAGAAAATATTGGATTGACAGTAAAAATTTCTGGAGTTGGTAGAGTAACATATCAATCTTTAAAAAAAGGACAAAAGTTAGTAAAGGGACAAACAATCATTTTAAAACTCTCATAA